A window of the Glaciimonas sp. CA11.2 genome harbors these coding sequences:
- a CDS encoding PEP-CTERM sorting domain-containing protein, whose translation MKLSHLTFLAAALFSLAAVSNNAIAAAITSLSGTAVTIPVTQTSSAGPIAVTPNITWSSTTAYSVFGYNASYGFGNNGNWNANLSMVGSNSASDTMTFSFLAPVAGFGGFLNYAPGYGPTAISTYDAMNTLLESTLLTFTTNGSTNSGEFLGFLDTTADISSFTLQGAYIGGANFIVVDGDVPEPASLALLSLGLLGFGLAHKRRQSVA comes from the coding sequence ATGAAACTTTCCCACCTGACTTTCCTCGCCGCCGCATTATTTAGTCTTGCCGCCGTGTCAAATAACGCGATTGCGGCCGCGATAACCTCGTTAAGCGGTACCGCGGTTACTATCCCTGTCACTCAGACGTCGAGCGCAGGCCCGATTGCGGTCACGCCCAACATTACATGGTCCAGTACGACCGCGTATTCGGTATTTGGCTACAATGCCAGTTATGGATTTGGAAACAATGGAAACTGGAACGCAAATCTTTCAATGGTCGGTTCGAATTCAGCCAGTGATACGATGACATTTTCATTCCTGGCACCGGTAGCCGGTTTTGGCGGCTTCCTGAACTACGCTCCTGGTTATGGCCCAACGGCCATTTCAACGTACGATGCGATGAATACTCTCTTGGAATCTACCCTACTGACATTTACAACTAATGGCTCGACTAATTCTGGCGAATTTTTAGGCTTTCTCGATACAACAGCAGATATCAGCTCTTTTACATTACAGGGTGCATACATTGGCGGGGCGAACTTTATCGTGGTGGATGGAGACGTTCCTGAGCCGGCTTCCTTAGCACTTTTGAGCTTGGGCTTGTTAGGTTTTGGCTTGGCGCATAAGCGTAGACAATCAGTCGCTTAG
- a CDS encoding DUF2784 domain-containing protein, translating into MLYRLAADAVLLFHLTFIAFVLLGAALVVRWRWLIVAHLPAVAWGFFVELTGRICPLTYIENFLRVKAGQSGYAGDFVEHYFLAIIYPAGLSRDIQLLLACVVIIVNLGIYGWLFITRNKPR; encoded by the coding sequence ATGCTCTATCGACTAGCCGCCGACGCAGTACTGCTATTTCATCTCACTTTTATCGCGTTCGTCCTTCTCGGAGCCGCGTTAGTGGTGCGCTGGCGTTGGCTCATCGTCGCGCATTTGCCAGCCGTTGCATGGGGATTTTTTGTAGAGCTTACGGGGCGCATTTGTCCTCTTACCTATATCGAGAATTTCCTGCGCGTCAAAGCTGGTCAATCGGGCTATGCGGGTGACTTCGTCGAACATTATTTCCTGGCGATTATCTATCCCGCCGGTTTATCCAGAGACATCCAGTTATTACTGGCTTGTGTCGTCATAATTGTCAATCTCGGCATCTATGGCTGGCTTTTCATCACCCGCAATAAGCCGCGATGA
- a CDS encoding isoaspartyl peptidase/L-asparaginase, whose translation MTTAISTSAISATIAIHGGAGTILRSAMNTEQERAYHQVLNDILRAGQKILADGGSAIDAVATAVSMLEDCPLFNAGKGAVYTSAGTHELDAAIMDGATLAAGAVANVSHLRNPILAARAVMEHSEHILLVGAGAESFVADYGVAVVDAAYFHTEARHAQWLRARNQGGMMLLDHDATSEAAGNAAAEIAPIDPDNKFGTVGAVALDSHGNLAAATSTGGITNKRIGRVGDTPLIGAGCYANNRTAAISATGTGEAFMRTVAAYDISARMAYAGLSLKDAAEQVVMELLPRYNGRGGLIAIDAKGNVTFPFNTEGMYRGVARVGESPLTAIYKSDSQ comes from the coding sequence GTGACAACCGCAATTTCAACTTCAGCCATCTCCGCGACGATCGCCATCCACGGTGGTGCGGGTACGATTTTGCGCAGCGCGATGAATACCGAGCAAGAGCGGGCGTATCACCAAGTTTTGAATGACATCCTTCGCGCTGGTCAAAAAATATTGGCGGATGGCGGCAGCGCAATAGATGCCGTTGCTACTGCGGTCAGTATGTTGGAAGATTGCCCGCTGTTCAATGCCGGCAAAGGGGCGGTCTACACGTCCGCAGGAACGCACGAATTGGATGCAGCGATTATGGATGGCGCGACGTTGGCTGCCGGTGCGGTTGCCAATGTTTCCCATCTGCGCAATCCGATATTGGCGGCACGTGCCGTGATGGAGCATAGCGAACACATCTTGTTGGTGGGTGCGGGTGCAGAAAGTTTTGTGGCGGATTATGGTGTTGCGGTTGTCGATGCTGCTTATTTTCATACCGAAGCGCGTCATGCGCAGTGGCTACGTGCGCGTAATCAGGGCGGCATGATGTTGTTGGATCATGATGCGACTAGCGAAGCTGCTGGCAACGCTGCTGCCGAGATTGCGCCCATCGATCCGGATAATAAATTTGGAACAGTTGGGGCGGTAGCGCTTGATTCGCACGGTAACTTGGCGGCGGCGACATCGACTGGCGGGATTACAAATAAACGTATAGGCCGGGTGGGCGATACGCCGCTCATTGGAGCGGGTTGTTACGCCAACAATCGTACGGCGGCTATTTCGGCTACCGGAACGGGCGAAGCCTTTATGCGTACTGTCGCCGCGTATGATATTTCAGCGCGGATGGCGTATGCGGGACTATCGCTAAAAGATGCGGCCGAACAGGTGGTGATGGAATTGTTGCCGCGTTATAACGGTCGTGGCGGGTTAATTGCTATCGATGCAAAAGGTAATGTGACGTTTCCTTTTAATACTGAAGGTATGTATCGCGGCGTCGCAAGAGTCGGCGAATCGCCGCTGACGGCAATTTATAAGTCAGATAGCCAATGA
- a CDS encoding tyrosine-type recombinase/integrase has product MLTDTALRNLKPGAAPYKLADRDGMYVTVSTAGTITFRYDYRLNGRREALTIGRYGPAGISLAMAREKLLDAKRAIGNGKSPAMEKQREKRRLTEAKTFGEFTVKWLAGAKMAETTRSMRKSIIDRDITPVFKNRLLGEISADDLRTLCQKVKARGALATAVHVRDIVKQIYVFAILHGEKVANPADDVGAASIATFVPKDRALTPTEIRLMHRQMESVATYPTIRLALRMILLTLVRKSELIQATWDEVDFEGALWTIPKSRMKGRNPHNVYLSRQAIDIMVALHTCAGGSKYVLPSRYDAGRCMSQATLNRVTQIVAERAKTTGLPLEPFIVHDLRRTGSTLLNEVGFNRDWIEKSLAHEDGRSSRAIYNKAEYGEQRRHMLQEWANMVDAWVGAGAYTATLLPASLSVPTLRALV; this is encoded by the coding sequence ATGCTTACCGACACCGCACTCCGAAACCTCAAGCCTGGCGCGGCTCCGTACAAGCTCGCCGACCGTGACGGTATGTACGTCACGGTATCAACGGCGGGAACGATCACTTTCCGCTACGACTACCGTCTCAATGGTCGTCGAGAGGCGCTGACTATCGGCCGCTATGGTCCGGCGGGTATCTCGCTGGCGATGGCCCGGGAGAAGCTGCTGGATGCCAAGCGGGCAATCGGCAACGGCAAGTCCCCAGCAATGGAGAAGCAGCGCGAAAAACGCCGTCTGACCGAGGCCAAGACTTTCGGCGAGTTTACCGTCAAATGGCTGGCGGGTGCCAAGATGGCGGAGACCACGCGCTCAATGCGCAAGAGCATCATCGACCGCGACATCACGCCGGTTTTCAAAAATCGACTGCTCGGCGAGATCAGCGCCGACGATCTGCGAACGCTCTGCCAGAAGGTCAAGGCTCGGGGAGCGCTGGCTACCGCCGTCCATGTCCGCGACATCGTCAAACAGATCTACGTCTTTGCGATCCTGCACGGTGAGAAGGTCGCCAATCCTGCGGACGATGTGGGGGCGGCATCCATTGCTACATTTGTTCCGAAGGACCGGGCGCTCACGCCAACCGAAATCCGGTTGATGCACCGCCAAATGGAGTCAGTGGCGACATACCCTACCATCCGGCTGGCGCTACGGATGATCCTCCTCACCCTAGTGCGTAAGAGCGAGTTGATCCAGGCGACTTGGGATGAGGTCGATTTCGAGGGGGCTCTATGGACCATTCCGAAGTCCCGCATGAAGGGCCGCAATCCGCACAACGTCTATCTATCCCGGCAAGCAATCGACATCATGGTGGCGCTGCACACTTGCGCTGGCGGCTCCAAGTACGTGCTGCCGTCGCGTTACGACGCGGGTCGGTGCATGTCCCAGGCAACGTTGAATCGGGTCACGCAGATCGTGGCTGAGCGGGCGAAAACAACCGGCCTCCCACTGGAACCGTTCATAGTGCACGACCTGAGGCGAACTGGATCGACATTGCTCAACGAAGTTGGCTTTAACCGTGATTGGATCGAGAAGTCCTTGGCGCACGAGGACGGACGTTCGTCGCGAGCCATTTACAACAAAGCGGAATACGGTGAGCAGCGTCGGCACATGTTGCAGGAGTGGGCGAATATGGTTGATGCTTGGGTGGGAGCTGGTGCTTATACGGCCACGCTGCTCCCTGCGTCGCTGTCGGTGCCTACGCTTCGGGCGCTTGTTTGA
- a CDS encoding nucleotidyl transferase AbiEii/AbiGii toxin family protein, with the protein MAEFFELSTVERLEALNAAASSSGRLPHLLEKDIWVVWSLRHLFDGPHAGHLVFKGGTSLSKAYGVIRRFSEDVDLTYDIRAIAGDLVGDADAPLPASKSQEKKWSKEIRARLAEWVASEIVPRLKQDLERQSLPASVRAEHDKVFIDYVPLIAGTGYVASAVMLEFGARSTGEPSEPRLIQCDAAAYLPMLVFPMATPQVMRAERTFWEKATAIHVFCAQGAFRGGERFARHWHDVARLDAAGFVDAAIADTALGKAVADHKNMFFAEKSPQGELIDYHAAVSGGLQLVPDDGALVTLASDYQHMVDDGLFLDDAEPFEVLLERCRIIQQKANVPSSPEDVPPGEPA; encoded by the coding sequence ATGGCTGAGTTTTTCGAACTCTCCACTGTTGAGCGTCTGGAGGCGCTCAACGCGGCTGCCAGCAGTTCCGGCCGCCTGCCTCATCTGCTTGAAAAAGATATCTGGGTCGTCTGGTCGCTACGACACCTGTTCGATGGTCCCCATGCTGGTCATCTGGTCTTCAAGGGTGGAACATCTCTGTCCAAGGCCTATGGTGTCATCCGCCGGTTTTCGGAGGATGTCGATCTGACCTACGATATCCGCGCAATCGCAGGTGATCTAGTCGGAGACGCCGACGCACCGCTGCCAGCCAGCAAGAGCCAAGAAAAGAAATGGAGCAAAGAGATCCGGGCGCGCTTGGCAGAATGGGTTGCTAGCGAAATTGTGCCAAGGCTCAAGCAGGACCTTGAGCGGCAGTCTCTACCCGCATCGGTACGGGCCGAACATGACAAGGTTTTTATCGACTACGTTCCGTTGATAGCAGGTACGGGCTACGTTGCCTCGGCTGTCATGCTGGAATTCGGTGCCCGCTCTACCGGCGAGCCCAGCGAACCACGCCTTATCCAGTGCGATGCGGCTGCATACCTGCCGATGCTCGTATTCCCGATGGCCACGCCGCAGGTGATGCGCGCCGAGCGCACCTTTTGGGAGAAGGCCACGGCGATCCATGTCTTCTGTGCCCAGGGTGCTTTCCGTGGGGGTGAACGTTTTGCTCGTCATTGGCATGACGTGGCTCGGCTGGATGCGGCCGGTTTCGTGGATGCGGCTATCGCAGACACTGCGCTCGGTAAAGCAGTTGCCGATCATAAGAACATGTTCTTCGCCGAGAAATCCCCGCAGGGCGAACTGATCGACTACCACGCGGCAGTTTCTGGCGGCCTGCAACTTGTACCAGATGACGGTGCGCTGGTTACGCTTGCTTCCGACTATCAGCACATGGTCGATGACGGCTTGTTCCTGGATGACGCTGAGCCTTTTGAGGTTCTGCTGGAACGATGCCGAATCATTCAGCAAAAGGCAAATGTGCCCTCGTCTCCTGAAGATGTTCCTCCTGGCGAACCTGCGTAA
- a CDS encoding LysE family translocator: MSFQNYWLFLPACFALNMAFGPNNVLSLSNGARDGVRYSILAAFGRLLAFAGMISISGFGLGALLIASETLFTLLKFGGAAYLVWLGVKMLRSVPVHLSDSVKETQFDAELPRDKLRRLAKQEFLVAAGNPKAILIFTAFFPQFVDRSAYATSFFILGTTFLLFELLAIAIYAGIGARLGTLTNNARRFRWFNLISGAMLIVFGLILAFIRRPT; this comes from the coding sequence ATGTCGTTTCAAAATTACTGGCTCTTTCTTCCTGCCTGCTTTGCTCTAAATATGGCATTCGGCCCAAATAACGTACTGTCCTTATCCAATGGTGCTCGTGATGGCGTCCGCTATTCAATACTTGCGGCATTTGGAAGATTGCTCGCCTTTGCTGGGATGATATCAATCTCCGGCTTTGGTTTAGGAGCGCTTCTGATTGCATCAGAAACACTTTTCACTTTATTGAAATTTGGTGGTGCAGCTTACCTCGTATGGCTCGGCGTAAAAATGCTCCGCTCTGTACCCGTTCACCTATCAGATTCAGTTAAAGAAACTCAGTTCGACGCCGAGCTTCCAAGGGACAAGCTACGGCGACTTGCGAAACAAGAATTTCTCGTCGCAGCGGGAAATCCAAAGGCAATTCTAATTTTTACCGCATTTTTCCCGCAATTTGTTGATCGTTCGGCATACGCGACTAGCTTTTTTATACTCGGTACGACGTTCTTATTGTTTGAATTGTTAGCCATTGCCATTTATGCGGGTATCGGCGCACGGCTCGGAACGTTGACGAATAACGCTCGAAGATTTCGATGGTTCAATCTTATAAGTGGTGCAATGTTGATCGTATTTGGCCTGATTCTGGCCTTTATACGGCGCCCTACTTAA
- a CDS encoding DUF6088 family protein, which produces MQTIAKQVLEYAAGLPEGTPLVAKELLHLGGRAAVDQVLSRLVKRGALLRAGRGIYVLPVESRFGTHAPSTNKLVEGLASQRGETIVPHGAAAANALGLTTQVPMKAIYLTSGRNRRLKVGAQTVEFRHAPIWQLIFPGRPAGEVVRALAWLGPEKAGEALRKLRSKLQPSELEEVASARARLPTWMAQEVSALLAHG; this is translated from the coding sequence ATGCAAACCATTGCCAAACAAGTACTGGAATACGCAGCCGGGTTGCCGGAAGGCACCCCTTTGGTCGCTAAGGAGCTTCTGCATTTGGGTGGCAGGGCTGCTGTCGATCAAGTGCTCTCTCGCCTGGTGAAGCGCGGTGCCTTGTTGCGGGCTGGGCGAGGTATTTACGTTTTGCCCGTGGAGAGCCGTTTCGGGACGCATGCGCCGTCCACCAACAAACTGGTCGAAGGACTGGCTAGTCAGCGTGGGGAAACAATCGTGCCCCATGGGGCAGCTGCAGCCAATGCGCTTGGCCTCACCACTCAAGTGCCAATGAAGGCCATCTATCTGACATCCGGGCGCAATCGGCGTCTGAAGGTCGGCGCGCAAACGGTCGAATTCCGGCACGCGCCAATCTGGCAACTGATCTTTCCTGGCCGTCCAGCTGGAGAAGTAGTGCGGGCGCTCGCTTGGCTGGGGCCTGAGAAGGCTGGCGAAGCACTACGTAAGCTTCGGTCCAAACTGCAACCGTCCGAACTCGAAGAAGTCGCATCGGCGCGTGCGCGCTTGCCGACCTGGATGGCGCAAGAAGTTAGCGCTTTGCTGGCGCATGGCTGA
- a CDS encoding type II toxin-antitoxin system HicA family toxin, which produces MKAKHRRTLQAVFTKPTLPFIIFSDMEALIIAVGGEVRESEGSRVVFELNGKRLYPHRPHPGKEAKHYQVEELRELLTSQGITP; this is translated from the coding sequence ATGAAAGCAAAACACCGAAGAACGTTACAAGCGGTATTTACCAAACCAACCTTGCCGTTTATTATTTTTTCTGACATGGAAGCGCTAATCATTGCGGTCGGAGGCGAAGTGCGCGAAAGCGAAGGGTCTCGCGTTGTGTTTGAATTAAATGGCAAACGCCTATATCCCCACCGTCCACACCCCGGTAAAGAAGCCAAGCATTATCAAGTTGAAGAACTCCGTGAGTTGCTTACTTCACAAGGAATCACACCATGA
- a CDS encoding toxin-antitoxin system HicB family antitoxin, whose translation MLRVPPEVHASASIAAQASGKSLNQWASEALARAAHAL comes from the coding sequence ATGCTGCGCGTGCCGCCAGAAGTGCATGCTTCTGCTAGCATTGCCGCACAAGCATCCGGCAAGAGTCTGAATCAATGGGCCAGTGAAGCATTGGCACGGGCTGCGCACGCTCTATAG
- a CDS encoding dipeptide ABC transporter ATP-binding protein, translating into MTQSAHQVPASEELRNPVARRVLTVDQLGVSFVTSERSVEAVRGLSFHVDAGETLAIVGESGSGKSVSSQAIMRLIDYGGGKISNTSRMMFHRRNGSAIDLASADQNTMRHIRGAEIAMIFQEPMTSLNPVFTVGEQIAESIRLHQGKDFSAARAEALRMLEIVRIPEARRMLDRHPHQLSGGMRQRVMIAMALSCKPSLLIADEPTTALDVTIQAQILQLIRALQDEMQMAVMFITHDMGVVAEIADRVVVMRQGEKVEEGVVHGIFAAPQHAYTRALLAAVPRLGAMQGTDLPERIAIAGTVPSMSVDLADAAQLVRSIPGADPTQQPLLKVRNLTTRFDIKSGIFSRVRQRVHAVEQISFDLYPGETLALVGESGCGKSTTGRSLLRLVDITSGSVEFGGRDLATLPRSELRSLRREIQFIFQDPFASLDPRLTVGYSIMEPLLVHGMAKGAQDRVAYLLERVGLLPEHAQRYPHEFSGGQRQRICIARALALNPKIVIADESVSALDVSIQAQIVNLLLDLQQELGISFIFISHDMAVVERVSHRVAVMYLGQIVEIGPRRAIFENPQHPYTRKLMAAVPVADPTQRHRKRALQQDEIPSPIRAVGDLPLVEPLRQVGPGHFVAMHKVGGAF; encoded by the coding sequence ATGACCCAATCAGCGCACCAAGTGCCAGCGTCTGAAGAGTTGCGCAATCCAGTTGCGCGCCGTGTGTTGACCGTGGATCAGCTTGGGGTCAGTTTTGTGACCTCGGAGCGGTCGGTCGAAGCAGTGCGAGGGCTATCATTCCATGTTGATGCGGGGGAAACATTGGCGATTGTGGGTGAATCGGGCTCCGGTAAGTCAGTGTCTTCACAAGCGATTATGCGCTTGATTGATTATGGTGGCGGCAAGATATCCAACACCAGTCGGATGATGTTTCACCGTCGTAATGGCAGCGCCATTGATCTGGCAAGCGCCGATCAAAATACGATGCGGCACATCCGTGGTGCAGAAATCGCGATGATTTTTCAGGAGCCGATGACGTCACTTAATCCCGTGTTTACGGTGGGTGAGCAAATCGCTGAGTCGATTCGACTGCATCAGGGCAAGGACTTTTCTGCTGCACGCGCTGAAGCATTACGTATGCTGGAGATCGTGCGGATTCCAGAAGCACGGCGGATGCTGGATCGGCATCCACATCAATTATCTGGCGGAATGCGCCAACGCGTAATGATCGCGATGGCGCTATCTTGCAAGCCGTCACTGTTGATTGCGGATGAGCCAACTACGGCGCTGGACGTGACGATTCAGGCCCAGATATTGCAACTAATCCGCGCTTTGCAGGATGAAATGCAAATGGCCGTGATGTTCATCACCCACGATATGGGCGTCGTTGCAGAAATCGCAGACCGGGTAGTTGTCATGCGTCAGGGTGAAAAGGTCGAAGAAGGGGTCGTACACGGGATTTTTGCAGCACCGCAGCATGCCTATACGCGTGCGTTGCTGGCGGCAGTGCCGCGTCTTGGTGCAATGCAAGGGACCGACTTGCCGGAGCGAATTGCCATCGCTGGAACTGTACCGTCGATGAGCGTGGACCTGGCCGATGCAGCGCAGTTGGTCCGGTCGATTCCCGGTGCAGATCCGACGCAACAGCCGTTGCTAAAAGTACGCAATTTGACGACGCGCTTCGATATAAAAAGCGGTATTTTCAGTCGCGTTAGGCAGCGCGTGCATGCGGTCGAACAAATTAGTTTTGATCTCTATCCGGGTGAGACATTGGCGTTGGTTGGCGAGTCGGGCTGTGGCAAATCGACCACTGGACGTTCGTTGTTGAGACTGGTGGATATCACCAGCGGAAGCGTGGAGTTTGGTGGTCGTGATCTGGCGACTTTGCCGCGCTCGGAATTGCGTTCGCTGCGGCGTGAGATTCAATTTATTTTCCAAGACCCGTTCGCCTCCCTTGATCCACGCTTAACGGTGGGATACTCCATCATGGAACCGCTGTTGGTGCATGGCATGGCAAAAGGCGCACAAGACAGGGTGGCGTATTTGCTGGAGCGGGTAGGTTTGCTGCCGGAACATGCACAGCGCTATCCGCATGAATTCTCTGGCGGTCAGCGTCAGCGCATTTGTATCGCGCGTGCGTTAGCACTGAATCCCAAGATAGTGATTGCGGACGAATCAGTCTCGGCACTGGATGTGTCGATACAGGCGCAGATTGTGAATTTGCTGCTGGATTTGCAGCAAGAATTAGGTATTTCGTTCATCTTTATTTCACATGATATGGCTGTGGTGGAGCGCGTCAGTCATCGGGTGGCGGTCATGTATCTCGGACAAATTGTGGAGATTGGTCCGCGCCGTGCAATCTTTGAAAATCCGCAGCATCCTTATACCCGCAAGTTAATGGCTGCCGTGCCGGTCGCTGATCCAACTCAGCGTCATCGGAAACGCGCGTTGCAGCAGGATGAAATTCCTAGTCCCATTCGTGCAGTCGGCGATCTGCCGTTGGTTGAGCCGTTGAGGCAAGTTGGCCCGGGACACTTTGTGGCTATGCATAAGGTAGGTGGCGCTTTTTAA
- a CDS encoding MurR/RpiR family transcriptional regulator, with product MRARYRVQHHTANAWQRHSAVAQRIGKVYPELSKAHRKAADYVLANVFRAATMTIDELADVVGFSLATANRFAHALGFDGYPAFRAALVLDFASSLAPVEKLRDQVGRAATSAEIMANALAADIQNLEATKRALVPELCDRAVSMILKAERIFVLGFGASAHLAGITAHGLEPYCRNVLSVAGPGGPSQTARQFFKVDQRDLVIAMAFPRYVSDTITLATLAKERGAQLLAFTDVPTSPLVPLADVTLYAQTERQLSPTSDAAALALIQATCDAVAHRADRSVHAASKMTEFVLPWLHYPDWQEKSDAEQSKPVVKASKTNKKSSLLKVAADESADTKSAGAKSAATKLPVTKTGKIKSLPKKAELT from the coding sequence ATGAGAGCGAGATATCGGGTGCAACATCACACTGCAAATGCATGGCAACGTCATAGCGCCGTTGCCCAGCGTATAGGCAAAGTTTATCCCGAGCTGTCAAAGGCGCACCGGAAGGCTGCTGATTACGTCTTGGCGAATGTCTTTCGGGCGGCGACGATGACCATTGATGAACTGGCTGACGTTGTTGGCTTTTCTCTGGCGACGGCAAATCGTTTTGCGCATGCTCTTGGGTTTGATGGCTATCCCGCGTTTCGGGCGGCGTTGGTATTGGATTTTGCATCGTCGTTAGCACCGGTTGAAAAGCTGCGCGATCAGGTTGGGCGGGCGGCGACTAGTGCAGAAATCATGGCGAATGCGCTGGCTGCGGATATTCAGAATCTGGAGGCGACCAAGCGGGCGCTGGTGCCGGAACTGTGTGATCGGGCGGTCAGCATGATACTCAAGGCGGAGCGCATTTTTGTGCTTGGGTTTGGGGCAAGTGCGCATCTGGCCGGTATCACGGCGCATGGATTGGAGCCGTATTGTCGCAATGTGTTGTCGGTGGCTGGGCCAGGCGGCCCGTCGCAGACAGCGCGTCAGTTTTTTAAAGTGGATCAACGCGATCTGGTGATTGCGATGGCTTTCCCGCGTTATGTCTCGGATACGATCACGCTGGCAACGCTGGCGAAGGAGCGCGGCGCGCAGTTGCTGGCGTTTACCGATGTGCCAACTTCGCCGTTGGTGCCGTTGGCCGATGTGACGTTGTATGCGCAGACCGAGCGTCAATTGTCGCCAACTTCGGATGCTGCGGCGCTGGCGCTGATTCAGGCAACCTGCGACGCGGTTGCGCATCGGGCGGATCGCTCCGTCCATGCTGCATCGAAAATGACTGAATTTGTGCTGCCTTGGTTGCATTATCCGGACTGGCAGGAAAAGTCTGACGCTGAACAAAGTAAGCCAGTTGTGAAGGCCAGCAAAACCAATAAGAAATCGTCGCTGCTAAAAGTAGCCGCTGATGAGTCTGCGGATACTAAGTCTGCCGGTGCTAAGTCGGCTGCTACTAAATTACCTGTTACTAAGACAGGAAAAATCAAATCACTTCCCAAAAAGGCTGAGCTAACGTGA
- a CDS encoding flavodoxin family protein: MTEPRKGQAPAVLKRDEFHLEFRRSFIDPTFDVVKSEIDKVEQVAWENYINGNKSPITAKAGPEFEDPDYDLSVEWKATRDALIEAEDRQKNPATKSRVLLICGSARNDGSCPGEISKSFRLVKYATETLEARGIEVDLLDLSLLISDYDKHIYPCKACASTAMPLCHWPCSCYPNHGQRQTNDWMADIYEKWVSAHAIIIVTPVYWYQTPSVLKLMIDRLVCADGGNPDPTTTSGKDAKKAKDLELKGWPYPKHLAGRGYGLVVHGDVAGIEGVRRGLSDWLDWMGLIDAGASSRLDRFIGYYESYAESHEVLDRDLAVQQEVRNVASAVANAVVKIREGNFTPPDADLKRPRPK, from the coding sequence GTGACGGAACCACGCAAAGGCCAAGCGCCTGCAGTGTTAAAAAGAGATGAGTTTCACCTTGAATTTCGTCGCTCTTTTATTGATCCCACGTTTGATGTGGTGAAGTCGGAAATCGATAAAGTCGAGCAAGTGGCGTGGGAAAACTATATCAATGGCAACAAATCACCCATCACTGCAAAGGCGGGTCCCGAATTTGAGGACCCTGATTATGATCTGTCGGTGGAGTGGAAGGCGACCCGCGATGCTTTGATTGAAGCGGAGGATCGACAAAAGAATCCTGCGACGAAATCGCGGGTTTTGTTGATTTGTGGTTCTGCGCGCAATGACGGCAGTTGTCCTGGCGAGATATCCAAAAGTTTTCGGCTAGTTAAGTACGCTACCGAGACGTTGGAAGCACGCGGTATTGAGGTGGATTTGCTGGATCTGAGTCTGCTCATTTCGGACTATGACAAGCATATTTATCCTTGCAAAGCCTGTGCTTCTACAGCGATGCCGTTGTGTCATTGGCCGTGCAGTTGTTATCCCAATCATGGTCAGCGGCAGACCAATGACTGGATGGCGGATATCTACGAAAAATGGGTGTCGGCGCATGCGATCATTATTGTGACCCCGGTTTATTGGTATCAGACGCCGTCGGTGTTGAAACTAATGATAGACCGGTTGGTGTGTGCTGATGGTGGCAATCCCGATCCGACCACAACGTCGGGCAAAGATGCGAAGAAAGCCAAGGATCTGGAGTTGAAAGGATGGCCGTATCCGAAGCATCTGGCGGGCCGTGGTTATGGTCTGGTGGTGCATGGTGACGTGGCGGGGATTGAGGGCGTGCGGCGCGGATTGTCGGATTGGCTGGATTGGATGGGCCTGATTGATGCGGGTGCATCGTCGCGGCTGGACCGGTTTATCGGCTATTACGAATCGTATGCAGAAAGCCATGAGGTTTTGGACCGTGACCTGGCGGTGCAACAAGAGGTGCGTAACGTTGCCAGCGCTGTGGCGAATGCGGTGGTCAAAATAAGGGAGGGGAATTTTACGCCGCCGGATGCGGATTTGAAGCGCCCTAGGCCTAAATAG
- a CDS encoding VOC family protein has product MLDHIFVSVSDMQQSIAFYEKH; this is encoded by the coding sequence ATGCTGGATCACATTTTTGTTTCGGTCAGCGACATGCAGCAATCAATCGCGTTCTACGAAAAACACTGA